A single region of the Kineosporiaceae bacterium SCSIO 59966 genome encodes:
- a CDS encoding FAD-dependent oxidoreductase, translated as MSRRLVVIGADAAGMSAANQALRTARRTGADLEVVAVEASDVVSYSACGIPYWVAGDVDAADDLVARTAAQHRDAGIDVRLHTEATALDLDAGEVEVRDHATGTTSRLGFDDVLLATGAAPILPDWARDVPGVLAVKTLADGAAWRELLASDPRDALVVGGGYIGVEMAETLARRGLRTTLVTRGEEPMSGSFEPAMGALVRAALERAGVEVVTGTEVTDLETGPDGRVRAACVNGDPVRGDVVALGLGVRARTDLATGAGLPVGERGGLVPDDRQRLTDGVWAAGDCCEVLDRTLGQHLYVPLGTHANKAGRVAGTNLGGGDDRFPGIVGTAITRAGDAEVARTGLTSRWAREAGFDVEEVRMDSTTASGYMPESDPVTVWALGERGTGRLLGCQIVGGRGAGKRIDTAATAMWAGLTAEDVAMADLAYAPPFSPVWDPVQIACRRLAERL; from the coding sequence ATGTCCCGACGACTCGTGGTGATCGGCGCGGACGCCGCCGGGATGAGCGCGGCGAACCAGGCCCTGCGCACCGCCCGCCGCACCGGAGCAGACCTCGAGGTCGTCGCCGTGGAGGCCAGCGACGTCGTGTCGTACTCCGCGTGCGGCATCCCGTACTGGGTGGCCGGTGACGTCGACGCCGCCGACGACCTCGTCGCCCGCACCGCCGCGCAGCACCGGGACGCCGGGATCGACGTCCGGCTGCACACCGAGGCCACCGCCCTGGACCTCGACGCCGGCGAGGTCGAGGTCCGTGACCACGCGACCGGGACGACGTCCCGGCTGGGGTTCGACGACGTCCTGCTCGCCACCGGTGCCGCGCCGATCCTGCCGGACTGGGCCCGCGACGTCCCCGGCGTCCTGGCGGTCAAGACCCTCGCGGACGGCGCGGCCTGGCGGGAGCTGCTCGCCTCCGACCCGAGGGACGCCCTCGTCGTCGGCGGCGGCTACATCGGGGTCGAGATGGCCGAGACCCTCGCCCGCCGCGGACTGCGGACGACGCTCGTCACCCGCGGCGAGGAGCCGATGTCGGGGTCCTTCGAGCCGGCGATGGGGGCCCTCGTGCGCGCCGCGCTGGAGCGGGCCGGGGTCGAGGTCGTCACCGGCACCGAGGTCACCGACCTGGAGACCGGGCCGGACGGCCGGGTCCGCGCCGCCTGCGTGAACGGCGACCCGGTGCGCGGGGACGTCGTCGCCCTCGGGCTGGGAGTGCGGGCCCGCACCGACCTGGCCACCGGCGCCGGCCTGCCCGTCGGTGAGCGCGGCGGCCTCGTCCCCGACGACCGGCAACGGCTCACCGACGGGGTGTGGGCCGCCGGCGACTGCTGCGAGGTGCTCGACCGCACCCTCGGCCAGCACCTCTACGTCCCGCTCGGCACGCACGCCAACAAGGCCGGCCGGGTGGCGGGGACGAACCTCGGTGGCGGCGACGACCGGTTCCCCGGCATCGTCGGGACGGCGATCACTCGGGCCGGGGACGCCGAGGTGGCCCGCACCGGGCTCACCAGCCGGTGGGCCCGCGAGGCCGGCTTCGACGTCGAGGAGGTGCGGATGGACTCCACCACCGCGTCGGGCTACATGCCCGAGTCCGACCCGGTCACGGTCTGGGCGCTCGGCGAGCGCGGCACCGGCCGGCTGCTCGGCTGTCAGATCGTCGGCGGCCGCGGAGCGGGCAAGCGCATCGACACGGCCGCCACCGCGATGTGGGCCGGGCTCACCGCCGAGGACGTCGCGATGGCCGACCTCGCCTACGCACCGCCGTTCTCGCCGGTCTGGGACCCCGTGCAGATCGCCTGCCGCAGGCTGGCCGAGCGCCTGTAA
- a CDS encoding DUF368 domain-containing protein, whose translation MTSTRAAVRTGWAAPLNAVRGALIGAAEVVPGVSGGTVALVVGVYTALITSAGHLVSAVRLLLLGRREEARREHADVQWSVLLPLLAGMAVAVVVGAAVLEPVLEEHPVGSRAVFAGMILASLSVPIQMVRRWGAREVGVAVVAAVAAALLTGLPPGTVSNPPLPVVSVAAALAVCALVLPGVSGSFLLLTLGLYAPTLAAVNDRNLAYLGAFVAGAVVGLSAFVKVLQYLLGHHPSVTLAVMTGLMAGSLRALWPWQGPDRELYAPGPDLWPVVGLALLGAVGVLSLIAAERRLAPAKAPTQHPTAPPTR comes from the coding sequence GTGACGAGCACTCGTGCCGCGGTCCGCACCGGCTGGGCGGCACCGTTGAACGCCGTCCGGGGGGCGCTCATCGGCGCCGCGGAGGTGGTCCCGGGGGTCAGCGGTGGCACCGTCGCCCTCGTCGTCGGGGTGTACACCGCGCTGATCACCTCGGCGGGCCACCTCGTGTCCGCCGTCCGGCTACTGCTCCTCGGACGACGGGAGGAAGCCCGCCGGGAGCACGCCGACGTGCAGTGGTCGGTGCTGCTGCCGCTGCTCGCCGGGATGGCGGTCGCGGTCGTCGTCGGCGCCGCGGTGCTCGAGCCGGTGCTGGAGGAGCACCCGGTCGGCTCGCGCGCGGTCTTCGCCGGGATGATCCTCGCCTCGCTGTCGGTGCCGATCCAGATGGTGCGCCGCTGGGGTGCCCGGGAGGTCGGCGTCGCTGTCGTGGCCGCGGTCGCGGCGGCGCTGCTGACCGGGCTGCCGCCGGGGACGGTGAGCAACCCGCCGCTGCCGGTGGTGTCCGTGGCGGCCGCTCTTGCCGTGTGCGCGCTCGTGCTGCCCGGGGTGTCGGGCTCCTTCCTGCTGCTCACCCTCGGTCTGTACGCCCCGACGCTGGCGGCGGTGAACGACCGGAACCTCGCCTACCTGGGCGCGTTCGTCGCCGGCGCCGTGGTCGGCCTCTCCGCCTTCGTGAAGGTCCTGCAGTACCTGCTCGGCCACCACCCCTCGGTGACGCTCGCGGTGATGACCGGGCTGATGGCCGGCTCCCTGCGAGCGCTGTGGCCGTGGCAGGGGCCCGACCGGGAGCTGTACGCGCCGGGGCCGGACCTGTGGCCGGTCGTCGGCCTCGCGCTGCTCGGAGCGGTCGGCGTGCTCTCGCTCATCGCCGCCGAGCGCCGCCTCGCCCCGGCCAAGGCCCCGACCCAGCACCCCACCGCACCCCCCACTCGGTGA
- a CDS encoding rRNA methyltransferase codes for MPGDDAAPDDGSEVGVGPWPGGPAAWPDDPRYDPVLLAEGDRRNVLDRYRYWTVEAIVADLDTRRNPVHVAIENLRHDLNIGSVVRTANAVNVAGVHVVGRRRWNRRGAMVTDRYLHVHHHPDAAHLAGWAAERHLPLIGLDTGPDAVPLETYDLPRACVLVVGQEGPGLSEDLRSACDAVLAITQFGSTRSINAGAAAAVGLHAWVRRHVFHQRPSP; via the coding sequence CTGCCGGGGGACGACGCAGCCCCGGACGACGGTAGTGAGGTGGGCGTCGGTCCGTGGCCCGGCGGCCCGGCAGCCTGGCCCGACGACCCGCGCTACGACCCGGTGCTGCTGGCCGAGGGCGACCGGCGCAACGTGCTCGACCGCTACCGGTACTGGACCGTCGAGGCGATCGTCGCCGACCTCGACACCCGACGGAACCCCGTGCACGTCGCGATCGAGAACCTTCGGCACGACCTCAACATCGGCTCGGTCGTGCGGACCGCCAACGCGGTCAACGTCGCCGGCGTCCACGTCGTCGGCCGCCGTCGCTGGAACCGGCGCGGTGCGATGGTCACCGACCGGTACCTGCACGTCCACCACCACCCGGACGCCGCGCACCTCGCCGGGTGGGCCGCCGAGCGGCACCTGCCGCTGATCGGGCTGGACACCGGCCCGGACGCCGTCCCGCTGGAGACGTACGACCTGCCCCGGGCGTGCGTCCTGGTGGTCGGCCAGGAGGGTCCCGGGCTGTCCGAGGACCTGCGGTCGGCCTGTGACGCCGTCCTCGCCATCACCCAGTTCGGCTCCACCCGTTCGATCAACGCCGGGGCGGCCGCCGCGGTCGGGCTGCACGCCTGGGTGCGCCGGCACGTGTTCCACCAGCGCCCCTCTCCCTGA
- a CDS encoding orotate phosphoribosyltransferase — MTAGRPADPAHRASRDRASRDRLRDLIAQLAVVRGRVTLSSGREADYYVDLRRVTLHHEAAPLVGEVMLDLLDDAGLAPDAVGGLTLGADPVATAVLHAAARRGRGLDAFVVRKQSKAHGLQRRIEGPDVAGRRVVVLEDTSTTGGSPLTAVEALTEAGAEVLAVAVVVDRASGARERIEAAGLPYLAVYDKGELGLE, encoded by the coding sequence ATGACCGCCGGACGCCCCGCGGACCCGGCGCACCGTGCCTCCCGCGACCGTGCCTCCCGCGACCGGCTGCGTGACCTCATCGCCCAGCTGGCCGTCGTCCGGGGGCGGGTCACCCTGTCGAGCGGCCGGGAGGCGGACTACTACGTGGACCTGCGCCGGGTCACCCTGCACCACGAGGCGGCTCCGCTCGTCGGTGAGGTGATGCTCGACCTGCTGGACGACGCCGGGCTGGCTCCCGACGCCGTCGGCGGCCTCACCCTGGGCGCCGACCCGGTCGCCACCGCCGTCCTGCACGCTGCCGCCCGGCGCGGCCGAGGCCTCGACGCGTTCGTCGTCCGCAAGCAGAGCAAGGCGCACGGGCTGCAGCGCCGGATCGAGGGCCCGGACGTCGCCGGACGCCGCGTCGTCGTCCTCGAGGACACCTCGACCACCGGTGGGTCGCCGCTCACCGCGGTGGAGGCGCTGACCGAGGCCGGCGCCGAGGTGCTGGCCGTCGCCGTCGTCGTCGACCGGGCCTCCGGCGCCCGCGAACGGATCGAGGCCGCCGGGCTGCCGTACCTGGCGGTCTACGACAAGGGCGAGCTCGGGCTCGAGTGA
- a CDS encoding SDR family NAD(P)-dependent oxidoreductase: protein MPDQTTSDRADGPPRTRPTALVTGGSAGIGLAFARHLAADGYDLVLVARGRARLADAAARLRADHGVDVEVLSADLSDRDQLQQVADRVADPDRPVDLLVNNAGFAVHQGFLRSDVREQERLLDVHCRAVLVLTHAAGRAMAQRRSGAVINVSSVAAYTAGGTYAAAKAWTTAFSEAMAIELGRHGVTVTALLPGYVRTDLVGDRLAARLPDWAFVDVDRLVRTALADSRRGRILSVPTKRYRVAATVLRVAPRSLVRLASGGRPVRRRTLR from the coding sequence GTGCCCGACCAGACGACGTCCGACCGTGCCGACGGTCCCCCGCGGACCCGACCGACCGCCCTGGTGACCGGCGGCAGCGCGGGGATCGGGCTGGCGTTCGCCCGGCACCTCGCGGCCGACGGCTACGACCTCGTCCTCGTCGCCCGCGGCCGGGCCCGGCTCGCGGACGCCGCGGCCAGGCTCCGCGCGGACCACGGCGTCGACGTCGAGGTGCTGTCCGCGGACCTGTCCGACCGGGACCAGCTGCAGCAGGTGGCCGACCGCGTAGCAGACCCGGACCGCCCGGTGGACCTGCTCGTCAACAACGCCGGGTTCGCCGTCCACCAGGGCTTCCTGCGCAGCGACGTCCGCGAGCAGGAGCGGCTGCTCGACGTGCACTGCCGCGCCGTCCTCGTCCTCACCCACGCCGCCGGCCGGGCGATGGCGCAGCGACGCAGCGGCGCGGTCATCAACGTCTCCAGCGTCGCGGCGTACACGGCGGGCGGCACGTACGCGGCCGCGAAGGCCTGGACCACCGCGTTCAGCGAGGCGATGGCCATCGAGCTCGGCCGCCACGGCGTCACCGTGACGGCGCTGCTGCCCGGCTACGTCCGCACCGATCTCGTCGGCGACCGGCTGGCGGCCCGACTGCCCGACTGGGCATTCGTCGACGTGGACCGGCTCGTGCGCACGGCGCTCGCCGACTCCCGCCGGGGACGCATCCTGTCGGTCCCCACGAAGCGGTACAGGGTCGCCGCTACCGTGCTGCGGGTGGCGCCCCGTTCTCTCGTCCGGCTCGCATCCGGCGGCCGGCCCGTGCGCCGGCGGACGCTGCGATGA
- the xth gene encoding exodeoxyribonuclease III, whose protein sequence is MRLATWNVNSVRARLDRVTSWIQRSDVDVVLLQETKCTDDQFPAMAFEAAGYEVAHVGFNQWNGVAIASRVGIADVEVGFPGQPCWGDSEQTEARALGATCSGVRVWSLYVPNGRSLEDPHLEYKLQWLAALREAGRQWLAEDPDAQILLGGDWNVAPTDDDVWDPAFFEGRTHTSPAERAAFHGVVDAGFADLVRPYAPGPGVYTYWDYTQLRFPKRQGMRIDFLLGSPALQRRVTGASIDREERKGKGASDHAPVVVDLAD, encoded by the coding sequence GTGCGCCTCGCCACGTGGAACGTCAACTCCGTGCGCGCCCGGCTCGACCGGGTGACCAGCTGGATCCAGCGCAGCGACGTCGACGTCGTCCTGCTGCAGGAGACCAAGTGCACCGACGACCAGTTCCCGGCGATGGCCTTCGAGGCCGCCGGGTACGAGGTCGCCCACGTCGGCTTCAACCAGTGGAACGGCGTGGCGATCGCCTCCCGGGTGGGCATCGCGGACGTCGAGGTGGGCTTTCCCGGCCAGCCCTGCTGGGGGGACTCCGAACAGACCGAGGCACGGGCACTGGGCGCGACCTGCTCCGGCGTCCGGGTCTGGTCGCTGTACGTCCCGAACGGCCGCTCGCTGGAGGACCCGCACCTGGAGTACAAGCTGCAGTGGCTCGCGGCGCTGCGGGAGGCGGGCCGGCAGTGGCTGGCCGAGGACCCGGACGCGCAGATCCTGCTCGGCGGTGACTGGAACGTCGCACCGACCGACGACGACGTGTGGGACCCGGCGTTCTTCGAGGGGCGCACGCACACCTCGCCGGCGGAGCGGGCCGCCTTCCACGGCGTGGTGGACGCCGGGTTCGCCGACCTGGTCCGCCCGTACGCCCCTGGCCCGGGGGTCTACACGTACTGGGACTACACCCAGCTGCGGTTCCCGAAGCGCCAGGGGATGCGGATCGACTTCCTGCTGGGGTCCCCCGCGCTGCAGCGCCGCGTCACCGGCGCCTCCATCGACCGGGAGGAGCGCAAGGGCAAGGGGGCGAGCGACCACGCCCCGGTCGTCGTCGACCTGGCCGACTAG
- a CDS encoding xanthine dehydrogenase family protein molybdopterin-binding subunit: protein MREAVAGRFVGTRVKRVEDPTILTGKGRYVADVTAPDMLHAAFLRSPVPHARIRRIDVSAARRLPGVHVVVTGEAMKQVTNPMTGLLALEGLYNPSFYCLATDKVRHVGDPVALVVARDRYIAEDARQLIEVDYEPLDPIGTMEQALDPALSPIWEENKSNVVYRDSKSYGDVDAVFAAADRVISETFRQHRHAPTPMETRGAAAVVDPSTGRLTYHAATQSPHLLAWVLGMLTGRTPIWRSAVDLVRNRRNVRALVEGTRALLRDQPALLGAGQSMSPEFTRQLLRRPGRIPPLIRSVLPLVAHGVEHTPQVVAENVGGAFGLKTFVGKEDVALAAAARRLGRSIKWIEDRNESLLVSGQAREETLHVEAAVKNDGTILGLRVRMTMDQGAYPGIPFSAAFFAQIIRTMLPGPYRLQAYSFDTTIVASNKATYVAYRGPWAAETWVRERMIDIIARELGLDRAQVRLANMVRDDELPTTMITGPALDVRMSARRTLETALDKAGYAGWAAEQRAARAEGRLVGLGIATYIEAAPGPPGFMDSVVPGFGAAMGRETARVRVEVDGTVSVLTSQMPHGQGHETTLAQVAADEMGVPIEAVKVIYGDTRRVPFSIMGTGGSRSAAMAGGAVTVTARDAHDRLLELAAYLIEADPGDLEIVEGVVRVKGISGQGMTLAEVAGALAAGDRRLPQGTETLIDVSKGWDGGEGGWAQATHVCWVEIDRETGQVTIPRYLVAEDCGEMINPAIVEGQVRGGVAQGVGAVLYERSAYDEFANFQAGTFMDYLVPTAMEIPEIELHHVETPSDIEANYRGVGEGGMIGAPAAITNAIEDALSAVGGRVTEQYLPPSRILELAGVI from the coding sequence GTGCGTGAAGCTGTTGCCGGACGGTTCGTCGGCACCCGGGTCAAGCGGGTCGAGGACCCCACCATCCTGACCGGGAAGGGCCGCTACGTCGCGGACGTGACCGCCCCGGACATGCTCCACGCGGCGTTCCTGCGCAGTCCAGTGCCGCACGCGCGGATCCGGAGGATCGACGTCTCGGCCGCCCGGAGGCTCCCCGGCGTCCACGTCGTCGTCACCGGCGAGGCGATGAAGCAGGTGACGAACCCGATGACCGGCCTCCTGGCGCTGGAGGGCCTGTACAACCCCTCCTTCTACTGCCTGGCGACCGACAAGGTGCGTCACGTCGGCGACCCGGTCGCGCTGGTGGTGGCACGCGACAGGTACATCGCCGAGGACGCCCGGCAGCTGATCGAGGTGGACTACGAACCGCTCGACCCGATCGGCACGATGGAGCAGGCCCTCGACCCGGCGCTGTCACCCATCTGGGAGGAGAACAAGAGCAACGTCGTGTACCGGGACTCGAAGTCCTACGGCGACGTGGACGCCGTGTTCGCGGCGGCCGACCGTGTGATCTCCGAGACCTTCCGCCAGCACCGGCACGCCCCCACCCCGATGGAGACCCGAGGAGCCGCGGCCGTCGTGGACCCCTCCACGGGCCGGCTCACCTACCACGCCGCCACCCAGTCCCCGCACCTGCTGGCCTGGGTGCTCGGGATGCTCACCGGGCGCACCCCCATCTGGCGATCGGCAGTCGACCTCGTGCGCAACCGGCGCAACGTCCGGGCCCTCGTCGAGGGCACCCGCGCGCTGCTCCGCGACCAGCCCGCACTGCTGGGAGCCGGGCAGTCCATGTCGCCCGAGTTCACCCGTCAGCTGCTCCGCAGGCCCGGCCGCATCCCTCCGCTGATCCGGTCCGTCCTGCCGCTCGTCGCCCACGGCGTGGAGCACACGCCGCAGGTGGTCGCCGAGAACGTCGGCGGCGCCTTCGGGCTGAAGACCTTCGTCGGGAAGGAGGACGTCGCGCTCGCCGCGGCGGCCCGCCGCCTCGGCCGCTCCATCAAGTGGATCGAGGACCGCAACGAGTCCCTCCTGGTGAGCGGGCAGGCGCGGGAGGAGACGCTCCACGTCGAGGCCGCGGTCAAGAACGACGGCACCATCCTGGGTCTGCGCGTCCGCATGACGATGGACCAGGGCGCCTACCCCGGTATCCCGTTCTCCGCGGCGTTCTTCGCCCAGATCATCCGCACCATGCTGCCGGGCCCCTACCGGCTGCAGGCCTACAGCTTCGACACCACGATCGTCGCCTCCAACAAGGCCACCTACGTCGCCTACCGCGGCCCCTGGGCCGCCGAGACCTGGGTCCGTGAGCGCATGATCGACATCATCGCCCGGGAGCTCGGCCTGGACCGGGCCCAGGTCCGCCTCGCGAACATGGTCCGCGACGACGAGCTGCCGACCACCATGATCACCGGTCCGGCGCTCGACGTCCGCATGTCCGCCAGGCGCACCCTGGAGACCGCTCTGGACAAGGCCGGGTACGCCGGCTGGGCGGCGGAGCAGCGCGCCGCCCGGGCCGAGGGGCGGTTGGTGGGCCTCGGTATCGCCACCTACATCGAGGCGGCCCCCGGGCCGCCCGGGTTCATGGACTCCGTCGTGCCCGGCTTCGGCGCGGCGATGGGGCGGGAGACGGCCCGCGTGCGGGTGGAGGTCGACGGCACGGTGAGCGTGCTGACCTCGCAGATGCCGCACGGCCAGGGGCACGAGACGACGCTGGCGCAGGTGGCCGCGGACGAGATGGGCGTGCCCATCGAGGCCGTGAAGGTCATCTACGGCGACACCCGGCGGGTGCCGTTCAGCATCATGGGCACCGGCGGGAGCCGTTCGGCCGCGATGGCCGGGGGAGCGGTCACCGTGACCGCCCGCGACGCGCACGACCGCCTGCTCGAGCTGGCCGCCTACCTCATCGAGGCCGACCCGGGCGACCTGGAGATCGTCGAGGGAGTCGTCCGGGTGAAGGGCATCTCCGGCCAGGGGATGACGCTCGCGGAGGTGGCCGGCGCGCTGGCCGCAGGAGACCGGCGGCTGCCGCAGGGCACCGAGACGCTCATCGACGTGTCGAAGGGCTGGGACGGCGGCGAGGGAGGATGGGCGCAGGCCACCCACGTCTGCTGGGTGGAGATCGACCGGGAGACCGGACAGGTGACGATCCCCCGGTATCTCGTGGCCGAGGACTGCGGGGAGATGATCAACCCGGCGATCGTGGAGGGCCAGGTCCGAGGCGGGGTGGCCCAGGGGGTGGGGGCCGTGCTGTACGAGCGGTCGGCCTACGACGAGTTCGCGAACTTCCAGGCGGGCACGTTCATGGACTACCTGGTGCCCACGGCGATGGAGATCCCGGAGATCGAGCTGCACCACGTCGAGACCCCCTCCGACATCGAGGCCAACTACCGCGGGGTCGGGGAGGGGGGCATGATCGGCGCTCCCGCGGCGATCACCAACGCCATCGAGGACGCGCTGTCCGCGGTCGGCGGACGGGTGACCGAGCAGTACCTCCCGCCGTCCCGGATCCTGGAGCTGGCCGGCGTCATCTGA
- a CDS encoding (2Fe-2S)-binding protein produces MTQQTTVTLSVNGRQLTRATEARRTLADFLREDLSLTGTHLGCEHGVCGACTVLVDGRPARSCLMLVGQADGREVTTVEGLADADGRLHPVQQGFSDGHSFQCGFCTPGFVMTTYAFLKENPAPTREEIREAVSENLCRCTGYQSIINGVELAARLLADSPTVDAHTDAEVTGA; encoded by the coding sequence ATGACCCAGCAGACGACGGTGACCCTCTCCGTGAACGGACGACAGCTCACCCGGGCCACCGAGGCTCGGCGCACGCTGGCCGACTTCCTCCGCGAGGACCTCTCCCTGACCGGCACCCACCTCGGCTGCGAGCACGGCGTGTGCGGCGCGTGCACCGTCCTGGTGGACGGCCGTCCTGCCCGTTCCTGCCTGATGCTGGTCGGCCAGGCCGACGGCAGGGAGGTGACGACGGTCGAGGGGCTCGCGGACGCCGACGGGCGCCTGCACCCGGTGCAGCAGGGCTTCAGTGACGGTCACAGCTTCCAGTGCGGTTTCTGCACGCCCGGCTTCGTCATGACCACGTACGCCTTCCTCAAGGAGAACCCGGCGCCCACGCGGGAGGAGATCCGGGAAGCCGTCTCGGAGAACCTGTGCCGCTGCACCGGCTACCAGAGCATCATCAACGGCGTGGAGCTGGCCGCTCGTCTGCTGGCGGACTCCCCGACGGTCGACGCCCACACAGACGCGGAGGTCACCGGTGCGTGA
- a CDS encoding xanthine dehydrogenase family protein subunit M: MPDFVYHRPESLTEALDLLGRHAGEAKVLAGGQSLLPVMALRLSQPRHVVDLDRVTELAELAPGPSGGVTVGAMVRHADVERSELVARSAPLLARTVKLIGHPAIRNRGTPCGSLAHADPAAELPALALATGAEIVVRSATRERVLTAADFFVSFLTTALEPDEMVVEVRFPAPGPRTGGSVREVSRRHGDFALVGVCCSVTLAEDGTVSGAALAYFGVDSTPVRAEGAERRLVGSVLDAATAAAAAREAAQELEPGDDLHATATYRRHVAEQLTRRALVEAADRAGGAA, translated from the coding sequence ATGCCCGACTTCGTCTACCACCGTCCGGAGAGCCTCACCGAGGCCCTGGACCTTCTCGGTCGTCACGCCGGGGAGGCAAAGGTCCTCGCCGGCGGTCAGAGTCTGCTTCCGGTGATGGCGCTCAGGCTCAGTCAACCGAGGCACGTCGTCGACCTGGACCGGGTGACCGAGCTGGCGGAGCTCGCCCCGGGGCCGAGTGGTGGCGTAACCGTGGGAGCCATGGTCCGCCATGCCGACGTGGAACGGTCGGAGCTCGTCGCGCGGAGCGCGCCCCTGCTCGCCCGGACCGTGAAGCTGATCGGCCACCCCGCGATCCGGAATCGTGGAACCCCGTGCGGCAGCCTGGCCCATGCCGATCCGGCCGCGGAGCTGCCGGCGCTGGCGCTCGCCACCGGGGCGGAGATCGTCGTCCGCAGCGCCACGCGGGAGCGGGTGCTGACGGCTGCTGACTTCTTCGTCAGCTTCCTCACCACCGCCCTGGAACCCGACGAGATGGTCGTCGAGGTGCGCTTCCCCGCGCCGGGACCACGCACCGGCGGGTCGGTACGCGAGGTCAGCCGCCGGCACGGCGACTTCGCGCTCGTGGGTGTCTGCTGCTCGGTCACCCTGGCCGAGGACGGGACGGTGAGCGGCGCCGCACTGGCCTACTTCGGCGTCGACTCCACTCCGGTGCGAGCGGAGGGTGCAGAGCGGCGACTGGTGGGCTCCGTGCTCGACGCCGCGACCGCGGCCGCGGCCGCCCGGGAGGCGGCCCAGGAGCTGGAGCCGGGGGACGACCTCCATGCCACCGCGACCTACCGGCGGCACGTGGCGGAGCAGCTGACCAGGCGAGCGCTCGTCGAGGCAGCCGACAGAGCAGGAGGAGCTGCATGA
- a CDS encoding SRPBCC family protein, whose protein sequence is MKITQQFHVGREMAAVWNAFQDIPSVAQCLPGASLTGQDGPDTYTGVVSVKLGPMTPTFEGRATVSADAASHTGTIKGVGSDRRGGSRGEVAVVYRLSEDDQEGGTTVAIEADVTLSGAAAQFGRTSVLNDISARLIREFAQCLEAKLSAGTAEARAAVGAPEVNGLSLALSSAGAQLRRAVERVPAPAVAAVVVGLALAVLAALRRRRR, encoded by the coding sequence ATGAAGATCACGCAGCAGTTCCACGTCGGCCGGGAGATGGCCGCGGTGTGGAACGCCTTCCAGGACATCCCTTCGGTGGCCCAGTGCCTGCCAGGTGCGTCGCTCACGGGCCAGGACGGGCCGGACACCTACACCGGTGTGGTCTCGGTCAAGCTCGGCCCCATGACGCCGACCTTCGAGGGGCGGGCCACGGTGAGCGCGGACGCCGCGTCGCACACCGGGACGATCAAGGGCGTGGGGTCGGATCGCCGCGGCGGCAGCCGAGGCGAGGTCGCGGTCGTGTACCGGCTCTCCGAGGACGATCAGGAGGGTGGCACCACAGTCGCCATCGAGGCAGACGTCACGCTCTCGGGCGCGGCAGCGCAGTTCGGCCGGACGTCGGTGCTGAACGACATCTCCGCGCGGCTGATCAGAGAGTTCGCGCAGTGCCTGGAGGCCAAGCTGTCTGCCGGCACCGCCGAGGCCAGGGCTGCCGTTGGCGCGCCCGAGGTGAACGGGTTGTCCCTCGCCCTCTCCAGTGCGGGCGCTCAGCTGCGACGTGCGGTGGAACGGGTCCCGGCCCCGGCAGTCGCCGCTGTCGTCGTGGGCCTGGCGCTCGCCGTCCTCGCGGCACTGCGGCGCAGGAGGCGATGA
- a CDS encoding SDR family oxidoreductase: protein MTESQIAQNAQSKLDADGGFPEQQQEPPGRTGEMTPVPDHGEQTYRGSGRLDGMRALVTGGDSGIGRAVAIAYAREGADVAVCYLPEEQEDAEETARWVEDAGRRAVLCPGDIREEQTCQDVVAAAVEGLGGLDVLVNNAGYQWARSEGLENLETEQLDRVLKTNLYALFWITRAALPHLGRGSSIINCTSIQAYEPSTSLLDYAATKAAINNFTVNLAAELGPRGIRVNAVAPGPIWTPLQPATQPAEKVANFGSSTPLGRAGQPGEVAPAFVFLASPSDASYVSGTVLGVTGGKPVF from the coding sequence ATGACCGAGTCGCAAATCGCCCAGAACGCCCAGAGCAAGCTCGATGCCGATGGCGGGTTCCCCGAGCAGCAGCAGGAACCGCCCGGCCGTACCGGTGAGATGACGCCGGTCCCCGACCACGGCGAGCAGACCTACCGCGGGTCAGGCCGGCTCGACGGCATGCGCGCCCTGGTCACCGGCGGTGACTCCGGGATCGGCCGCGCCGTGGCCATCGCCTACGCCCGCGAGGGCGCCGACGTCGCCGTGTGCTACCTGCCGGAGGAGCAGGAGGACGCCGAGGAGACCGCCCGCTGGGTCGAGGACGCCGGACGCCGGGCCGTGCTGTGTCCTGGGGACATCCGCGAGGAGCAGACCTGTCAGGACGTCGTGGCGGCGGCGGTCGAGGGGCTCGGTGGTCTCGACGTCCTGGTCAACAACGCCGGCTACCAGTGGGCCCGCAGCGAGGGGCTGGAGAACCTCGAGACCGAGCAGCTGGACCGGGTGCTCAAGACGAACCTCTACGCGCTGTTCTGGATCACCCGCGCCGCCTTGCCGCACCTCGGCCGCGGGTCGTCGATCATCAACTGCACGTCGATCCAGGCCTACGAGCCGTCGACGTCGCTGCTCGACTACGCGGCGACGAAGGCAGCGATCAACAACTTCACGGTGAACCTGGCCGCCGAGCTGGGCCCGCGGGGGATCCGGGTCAACGCGGTGGCCCCGGGCCCGATCTGGACGCCGCTGCAGCCGGCGACTCAGCCGGCGGAGAAGGTGGCGAACTTCGGGTCGAGCACCCCGCTGGGGCGGGCCGGCCAGCCCGGCGAGGTGGCACCGGCGTTCGTGTTCCTGGCCTCGCCGTCCGACGCCAGCTACGTCTCCGGCACCGTCCTCGGCGTCACTGGCGGCAAACCCGTCTTCTAA